GCCCTTGAATCTCGCCGTAatactctttctctctctaaaaagaACTTACAGTGGAAAATGTCTTAACATTGCACAAATCCTTTTACAGGCACCAAGACAATATACCTTTTCAATGATTCATGTATGACATGGTTTGTTCAAGTACTCAAAAGTTGCTACTCAATTCAGTCTTTAAACCATTTTGAAAACCACTCATCAATGGCTTttacatcaaatgcatcacaccttggGAACAAAATCGCCATCCACAATTCCATGCCTCACCAAAACAATCTCCTTCACAAGATTTCTGTAAGTGAAAGGTCTTACTGCTGCTCGCAAAAATAGCTCCGGAGGAATCTTAGTCTTCCTGATCCTTCTCCTCCATCGACCAACCCCCGCATACTTCCATTCTTGTGGACTCACTTTTGGCCATTTGCCCCTCAAAGCTGTTTCATCCCCGTCATCTTCTGCAACTTTCTCTTCCCCTTTCTGCCCAACAACGTTTGCACCTTCTCCCTTTTGCTGTGCTTCTTCCATTGTCCTCAACTGCTGCTTGTAGAACTCGGTAGACACTTCCACACTCCGTTTGGCCAACTTCTCCATTGCATCGGCGCTGCTCGATGCATTTCGAAATTCCTCCCAGAACTTCTTATCCTCTTCTCCCCTCAAATCATTCTTATCCTCTTCTCCCCTCAAATCATCTTCTTCGCTACCTGGTTTGTCATCTCCAAATTCTTCGTCCTCCATGTCCATGACTACATTATCTTCCTCTTCATCGTCCTCTTcgtcctcctcttcctcttcctcttcctcttcctctaatTTATCATCATCATTGTCCTCATCCTCAATCCAATCCACTATCTCAGTCTCACCAGCATTACCACCACCGGAGTCCTCATCATCATCCGGGGCATCACATCCCAACTCCATCTCCTCCAATTTTGCCTTCCACTCCTTGGTATACGGATGCAACAATCGCGTTGGATGATTGTTCAACAAAAATGCCAAACACTCGGACTTCCTCTCGTCACTCAACCTTTCATAAGCCTTCACCACATCATCCACAAACGCCTTCGGATTCGACCTTACAATCTTACACAACCCACCGAAATAGGTACACAGCTCCACACTCCCATCCTCATTCCTCACCTCGAACAAAAACTCCCTCTCCGTGCTCGGATCCAGCAGTGGTACCAGCCCCTTAAAAAACTCCTCCTGGGGCTCAAACCTGCACTGATAAACCGGCCTCTTCACATATATGATATCCGGCCTCATCCACGCCGCGCATTGGGTTATCAATGCCCTCGCCTTATTCCCGAACCTACCCATCAGACTCCACTTATCCAACCTCCCTTTCCCACCTTCCACCACGACCTCAGACACCAAAGTCCATTGCTGCCAAGGCAGTTCGTTTATCCTCCACCTGGGGTGCCTCACAAACACCCAGAAATGCTTACACCCTTTACTCTCATCCATTTCGTTCAATCTTTTCCCATAATCCGAAGCCATCTCGAATAGCTCTATCTTCTCCCACTCTTCCTGGTCCCTCACTTCGCTGATTAAGGTCACTCGCTCGTCCGAGAAGCGCCCGCGAATTGGGTCCCCGACGACAACACCGCGCCAGGAGTAGGGACCAAACTCACCATACTTGTACCAGTCATAGGGGTGGCGCAGTCTAGGGTCGTCTTTTTCCATGAAACGAACCATCCGGTCGTAGCCAAGGCCGATCTCCTGAAGTTCGTCCTCGGTGAAGTTATCGGCGTGGTTGCTGTTCTTGGGGTTCTTGTGGAGGCGGTAGAAGCGAGACTCTGCGAGCTTTTTGCTCTTCTGCCGCGCGCCTTCCTTCACAGCCCGCCGGAACTCCGCGTTGCCCTCAATTCGGCCGGGAGGCGACCCAGCGGGCTTCTTCTTCTTGCTCCGGCCGGCCAAGCAGCGAACGATGGGGGGATTTCGGGGGGTATTGATGCGGAGAGGGTTTGCAAAGGTGGGTCTGACAGATGGGCAACGTagaaggaaaagaggaaaagatgggttcaGGGTTTTAGATAATGAGAGGTTTTGAGGAGTCtgcattttttaagaaaatggacTTGTGAAGGAAGGGACGGTCTTCTCTTCgtcttctttatatttatagGACCCGAAGAAACGGTGTCGTATGGTCACAGAAAGAGAGGGGTTACAACACTTCAAAACGGTGCGTTTCGATGGCTATAAAACTTCTGTTTCTTCCTTCGCTCAGTGGTTTCTTCTGCAACATGCGAACAACGGCTCCGATCTAATCAATGGCGAAGCGGAGCCAAACGACGGAGCTGGGATGCATCGCGTGCGAGGAGCTGAGCGAGGTCGGGGCTGGAAAGGAAGGGTGGCTTGTGGACGACCCGAACCTTCtctgcgcgctcgacacccacGCCCTCGCGCTCGCCAACAGGTTCCTCATCCTCGTCCTCGGATGGACCGATTCCGATGGTCACCGGACGAAGATCTTACCCGATCTCTCCCCCATCGAGGCGGAGCACATCACCGCCATTGAGTGGTTAGTGTTCGACGAAATTAGGGTGGTTGTGGCCGGGACCTCTTGCGGTTATTTGCTGATTTACTCTCTGGGTGGCCATTTGATTCACAAACAGGTGAATGAATTAGCTCATCTTTGGTTTTtgattgtttcttttctttttgtcctATTTACATTAAGTTCTTTCGTTGGCGAGACGGAGCTGGACATTCATTGGGATGATAGATAATTTGTGGGTTTATTCAATTCTACTTTCTTCGCAACCTATCCGGAAAAATATCTATTTGTTCCAAATTACTCTGGCTCCAACGGCATCTCCTTCTGCACTTATCAATGATTATGGGGAAATATTGAATTTAGTGAGAATGTTTGTAAAGCaaatttgtcaaatttcttaTGTGAATCTTATTTTTGTGCATGTCATTGATCATCAGTGTTCTACggactttttttccttttttggagTCTACGGACTCGTTGAGTTCGACATACTTGAGCTTAAACTGGAAACTCATAATTAATTTGTCTACGTGCAGCTGATATATCCTGGAAGAATTCTGAAGATAAGAGTTCGAGGAACAAAGAGAGATTTGACCCAAGACGCATCCTCAGAGGAGGTTTGTGTTGTTCTGCCTGGTGTAGTTGCTCGTTGTGATGGTTCGGATGTTCAGGTAGACTATACTATTTTTTGCCAAGCTAGAAAGATTTTCAAAGCGTTTGTATCTTTGAACATAAACTATTATGTGCTCCCTCATTAATTAGGAAACttttattgtaattaacatgaattaaatgagttaTTTCTTGGTTTTGGTGGATTTCTAGGAGAAAATAATAAGCTCATATTTAGTGATTACTGTGAAAGTTCTCGGTTGTCTCCTAAATATCCTTGTTATACTCTCAGAGTCATTGGATTCTTTCCTCTATGGAtcctaattaattatgaatCATAACTTTCTTGACATCTAGAGTATACTGCACCGATGGTTTCAAGAAACGCATACTCAGTTTTGGGATCGGAAACCAAAAAAAGGAGATTTAGAGGCCCCAGAAACTCCTTATGGGAGATTACCTTACCAGTTATGGAATGTTAGCAAGTATGGTAGTTGTGCTGATGCTGCCATCACTGGCACAATGCCCCCACCATTGATGGAACTCCAGGTACAGTTTCTTTCTTTAGAAGCTGTTTGATGGGTTAAGATACTGTTTAGCTAACcaagattattttatatgttgggacgtataaaaaacaatattatgTTTGTTGGTTTCTAAGACATATTATGATACTTTCATGTTGTGTTGCGACCTTTCTGGCGCAGCAATACTTCTGAAGTTATTCTGGTATTTGAATTCAGCTGGTTTTATTGTTGGGCAGTCAAGTCAACGCTATTACTGTGCAGTCACCATTGGAGAGGATGCTGTGATTTCAGCATTCAGGTAGTGATGGGATTTCTTGCTATACgatgtttgcttgttttattgttatttcctaTGTATATTTTGTTGACTAAGTTCTCAACCTATAAAAGACTTTCTGAAGACAAAAGCAGTTCTCTAGTGGGAGCAATTTTATCAAAAGTCATGCCCGCAACATTTTCGACAATAGCttcattttctaaattgatTTGGCGGAGTGAACAAACTTCACCAAGAAAATTAGATGTGAAGCCTCAACCATTCGCTCGAGGTAGAATTATTgatttcatttctaattttgtTATTGTGACTATGCCTATATactatcatcaataaaattattatttaccgataaaaaaatgGTTATTGTTATGATAGTTGCTTTATACTAAAATAAAGTAATCGAAGGAAGCTGTTGATgaaacatataataatttatttcgCATTATTTTGCAGTTTGAAAATACATAATTGTGCATGTACACATGCATCTATGGATATATAGATGTGCTCATATCATGTATACTTCCAATGTACCTaggctatgcctatctttatatcaatagAATAACttattacttgtaaaaaaaatatatatatatatagacgtgCTCATATATTTGTGTGCATATAGTACACATGCTAGTACATGCAAGACATAGTGTTAAGAATGGGTaagaagggaaaaataaaacacaacaaggTTAACAATGACTGTAAGGCAGGGAGAGAGGGTGCCAATATGCTAAATAGAGCACTGCACTAGCTACATATTTTAGTGGGCCTACTTGGAGTGGCTTGAGGGAGGGAGGGTCCCAATATGCTAATTAGAGCATTGGGTTGGCTGCATACTTTAGTGGGCGTACTTGTAGTGGTCTTTTgggtttttataaaaatgtcccAATATGCTTGAAGATGCTCTTATggttaaaataacaataataatggaAAGGTTTTCTCCGTGAGGATGCTCTTATGGTGCTAACTGGACAACATGGACATGGTGCATTGCATCCATTCTTGttcatttattcaaatttttaggTGAAAATTTTATGATATAATCTATCACCAGTTCATTGTGAATGTAATTGTCATTGAATTGCCAGTATGTTTCCTGTAAAGTACCACTTGTTTCCTAGTGtctacaatttgttttttgagaaatgatatttgcagtcctAGGGTGTGCAAGCCCCACGcactttctttgaaaaaagtggataaatttaggACCCACAGGAAAagagtcatttttttaatggtagacCCCACCTTTTTTCAAAGGGAGTGCGTGGGGCTTCTAGGACTGTATCTAGCGTttactcatttcttttcttttttcctgatAAGTCACTTGTTTTTAACTGTCTACAAAATTCTCTTGCCTCATTGATTGGCAATGTGATTTGCAGCTTCTCCTTTGACGTGTTTGAAAGATCATCCTAGGAAGGGTGAGAAGCTGACCCTATCACCTAGCGGTACATTGGCCGCAATTACAGATTCACTTGGTCGCATATTACTCTTAGACACACAGGCACTTGTTGTGGTGCGGTTATGGAAGGTTCTCCCTTGGCATTCCTAACTCGTAATGTTATTTCTGGTGCAATCTGTTCTCCCAAACAgtggatttaaattgattttcaggGATATCGTGATGCTTGCTGCCTGTTCATGGAGATGCTAGTCAATAGAGATACTACAGCACCAAGTTCCAGTTATTATGAACCTGTGAAGAGCGATTACTGTCTGTGCTTGGCGATTCATGCACCTCGAAAAGGAATTATTGAGGTAcattccttttcctctttcctctcATGGAAGTATGCGTTTGCTATATTTCAGCTATTCAATGTTGCTTATTGATGGAGGTATCTTGCAATTCTAGCTGTAAGAACTTGCCTATTGGTCAAGATAAGTCAGTATGTCTTGAGGGAAGAGATAAAGATAAAATTCCATGAAGCATATTCACACAGTTACAAATGGACAATTCCTTTATTTGCTATTTAAAAACCATGGCTGTGGTGGTCTTGGAGATTACAAGTCAATGATGGTTGGAAATTTTGTGACATTTAAGCTGTCTGGGAATGGTTTTTCCAAATTATCTTAATCCTAAATTGAGAAACAAGATGCCTCTATTGAGCCCTTCCAACTCAAGCAGTTCACCATCAATACAGTGTTTTATGAGAATTTTCACAGTTCACCATCAATACAGTGTTTTATGAGAATTTTCAGATCAGTTCCTGAGTATATTTTCTCTCGTGTGAACTTGCTGCAGATCTGGCAGATGAGAACTGGACCTCGGCTTCGAATTATTCAATGTGTTAAAGGTGCTAAAATACTGCAACCAACTTACAGATTTGGATCATCTAGGATCTCTCCTGGATCATCTAGGACCCCTCCTTATGTCCCCTTGGAGGTTTTCCTGTTGAATGGGGATTCTGGTCAAATATCAGTTCTGAATCGAAACCCTTAATTAattgatttgtaaatagtataagcaatttttttttcaattcatgaTATTTATTTGCTCTAGGAaagtgagaatttttcttacttctatTCAATTCTGCCCTTCCTCCCCTCATTTgagttgtaaaaattaaaagcatttaaaaaaaaaaaaaattcatccttTGCCGATGATTTAATTACGCCGGAATGAATATCATAGGTTTTGATTTCAAAATATGGAGAGGGGTGATAGACTTGAAATATGGTTGTGAAATTGGAGGGGTTGGTGTTCAAAAGAGGGAAGGGGGTCAtatggagtggggttgtggaagtTCATTTGGAAAAGATGGGATTATTTTGCTAGTAATACTCGGTTGTGCCTGGGGAATGGAAGAATGTTTCGCTTTTGGAAGGATACCTGGGTGAGTGACACAGTGTTGATGGATATCTATCCTGCTATTTTCAGTATTGCAAGGGATCCAGACGCAatggtggctgatttgagggTAATTATCCAAGGTtcacaagagtggaatattagcCTTAATCGGGATGCACATAATTGGGAAGTGAATATTCTGGTGGATTTTTTTAACTTGCTGTATAACATTCCTGTTGCTGCCACAACTGAAGATGTGATGATTTGGAGACCCTCCAGGGAAGAAAAATTTACAGTATGCTCATTTTATGACTTATCTACCGGGCAACAAGGACATTCTTTCCCttagaagaacatttggaggacTAAAGCACCCACAAAGGTTGTATTTTTTGTCTGGACAGCAGTTTCAGGTAATATAttgaataatgatatttttgagAAGACGATGCCTTGTAATAACGGATTGGTGTTGTTTGTGTCAAAAGAGTGGGGAAACGGCGGATCAtctacttttacattgtgagtttGCTAAAGATATATGGAattattttttcagcaagatggGAATAGCATGGGTGATGCCAGGCCGGGTGGTTGATCTTCTGACATGTTGGAGATGTATTACTGGGACACCACAGGTTGCAGTTGTTTGGAAAATGGCCCAtatttgtattctttggtgtatATGGAGTGAATGTAACGAGAGACTTTTTGAGAATCATGAACGTTTTTTAGAAGAatttaagagttttttttttaaagactttGTTTTTATGGGCTATTGCGTTAGATCTAAATGGTTTTAACTTCCATAATTTCCTTGTAACGATTTTTAGTTCTTAAAAAGGTATATGCTTATGTATATCTCTAGTGTATTTGAGCTATacctatctttatatcaatgaaatatcttattatttataaaaatgaaaagttttgaTTTCGAGAACAACATGGGCTGACGGTAGTTCGATTTTTATTGTTGCATAGATTCTTATATTGTTGTGAGGTTATTCAGGgagtgatgaaaataattttatgacaT
This Carya illinoinensis cultivar Pawnee chromosome 11, C.illinoinensisPawnee_v1, whole genome shotgun sequence DNA region includes the following protein-coding sequences:
- the LOC122281319 gene encoding uncharacterized protein LOC122281319, which translates into the protein MQTPQNLSLSKTLNPSFPLFLLRCPSVRPTFANPLRINTPRNPPIVRCLAGRSKKKKPAGSPPGRIEGNAEFRRAVKEGARQKSKKLAESRFYRLHKNPKNSNHADNFTEDELQEIGLGYDRMVRFMEKDDPRLRHPYDWYKYGEFGPYSWRGVVVGDPIRGRFSDERVTLISEVRDQEEWEKIELFEMASDYGKRLNEMDESKGCKHFWVFVRHPRWRINELPWQQWTLVSEVVVEGGKGRLDKWSLMGRFGNKARALITQCAAWMRPDIIYVKRPVYQCRFEPQEEFFKGLVPLLDPSTEREFLFEVRNEDGSVELCTYFGGLCKIVRSNPKAFVDDVVKAYERLSDERKSECLAFLLNNHPTRLLHPYTKEWKAKLEEMELGCDAPDDDEDSGGGNAGETEIVDWIEDEDNDDDKLEEEEEEEEEEDEEDDEEEDNVVMDMEDEEFGDDKPGSEEDDLRGEEDKNDLRGEEDKKFWEEFRNASSSADAMEKLAKRSVEVSTEFYKQQLRTMEEAQQKGEGANVVGQKGEEKVAEDDGDETALRGKWPKVSPQEWKYAGVGRWRRRIRKTKIPPELFLRAAVRPFTYRNLVKEIVLVRHGIVDGDFVPKV
- the LOC122281320 gene encoding rab3 GTPase-activating protein non-catalytic subunit, producing the protein MAKRSQTTELGCIACEELSEVGAGKEGWLVDDPNLLCALDTHALALANRFLILVLGWTDSDGHRTKILPDLSPIEAEHITAIEWLVFDEIRVVVAGTSCGYLLIYSLGGHLIHKQLIYPGRILKIRVRGTKRDLTQDASSEEVCVVLPGVVARCDGSDVQSILHRWFQETHTQFWDRKPKKGDLEAPETPYGRLPYQLWNVSKYGSCADAAITGTMPPPLMELQSSQRYYCAVTIGEDAVISAFRLSEDKSSSLVGAILSKVMPATFSTIASFSKLIWRSEQTSPRKLDVKPQPFARASPLTCLKDHPRKGEKLTLSPSGTLAAITDSLGRILLLDTQALVVVRLWKGYRDACCLFMEMLVNRDTTAPSSSYYEPVKSDYCLCLAIHAPRKGIIEIWQMRTGPRLRIIQCVKGAKILQPTYRFGSSRISPGSSRTPPYVPLEVFLLNGDSGQISVLNRNP